Proteins encoded together in one Candidatus Eisenbacteria bacterium window:
- a CDS encoding DEAD/DEAH box helicase, producing MTKEVVRYKVGDKVFHELFGEGLVVEVRSRPFFDILEVAFGDTVRKVTSIHPQLRVPGTDGKAETADAVVPAEKESKSEKKKTTKNTAVAKVKEPFFEFASREFVDLDEESLEWVLDLKKQEVTSQRCFVLHHQGERLALSKGFDTLLALGASKDVDHYDYQIKACLRVLRHMKGRALLADEVGLGKTVETGLVLKELVLRGLVRRALVLVPVSLLTQWRQELEHKFDLPFRIFSRGDNWGDHPFLLASLDTAKGARNRNAIREQNFDLLVVDEAHRLRNHLTQAWKFIESLSLKYVLLVTATPVQNDLRELYNLVTLLRPGTLGTYRAFRKKFMVRGDKRLPKNTRELSRLLSDVMIRTTRSQTNLTFPKREILSVPLELSREEKLLYEGVSDFIYDLATDSEDDDFRRWHFFLIVLQKEIGSSTAAAAGTLRLVQRAKRLPQHQRRISELAELAESVKIHNKFEKLWEIIEDQLIKKKEKILLFTQFRRTLHFIEKELKERGVNPAIFHGGLSPKNKDAAVESFKGKAPILLSTESGGEGRNLQFANIVVNYDLPWNPMRLEQRIGRVHRLGQKKDVTVYNLAAQDTVESHVLWILHRKVNMFELVIGEMEMVLGHWDHEQAFENRVFEIWAHTREQKEREIAFDRLGDELIMAQKRYEHVRNCDEEIFDMQRGELIERSTQ from the coding sequence ATGACCAAAGAAGTTGTACGTTACAAAGTCGGTGACAAGGTCTTTCACGAGCTTTTCGGTGAGGGTCTCGTTGTTGAAGTGCGCTCAAGACCCTTTTTCGATATTTTAGAGGTTGCTTTTGGCGACACGGTCCGCAAGGTCACCTCGATCCATCCGCAGCTCCGTGTCCCGGGAACGGATGGCAAGGCGGAGACGGCTGATGCCGTTGTCCCCGCCGAAAAAGAGTCAAAATCTGAAAAGAAGAAAACGACGAAAAATACGGCCGTCGCAAAAGTTAAAGAACCATTCTTTGAGTTTGCCTCGCGCGAATTTGTCGATCTTGATGAAGAAAGCCTCGAGTGGGTGCTCGATCTTAAAAAGCAGGAAGTGACAAGCCAGCGCTGTTTCGTGCTGCATCACCAGGGTGAGCGGCTGGCCTTGTCAAAGGGGTTTGATACCCTGCTCGCCCTCGGCGCCTCGAAGGATGTCGATCATTACGATTATCAGATCAAGGCCTGTCTGCGGGTTCTGCGGCATATGAAGGGGCGGGCCCTCTTGGCCGATGAGGTCGGGCTGGGCAAAACCGTCGAGACCGGGCTGGTTCTCAAAGAGCTTGTCCTGCGCGGACTGGTGCGCCGCGCCTTGGTTCTCGTTCCTGTTTCTTTGCTGACGCAGTGGCGGCAGGAGCTGGAACACAAATTTGATCTACCGTTCCGCATCTTCTCGCGGGGTGACAACTGGGGCGACCATCCCTTTTTGCTGGCCTCGCTCGACACGGCGAAAGGCGCGCGGAATCGTAATGCGATTCGTGAACAGAATTTTGATCTGCTCGTCGTCGATGAAGCCCACCGGCTTCGAAACCATTTGACGCAGGCTTGGAAGTTCATCGAGTCGCTGTCGCTGAAGTATGTGCTGCTTGTTACGGCGACACCGGTGCAGAACGATCTGCGCGAGTTATATAATCTCGTGACACTGCTGCGTCCGGGAACACTGGGTACATATCGCGCTTTCCGCAAAAAGTTCATGGTCCGCGGCGATAAACGGCTTCCAAAGAATACGCGGGAGCTGTCGCGTCTTTTGTCGGATGTCATGATTCGCACCACGCGCAGCCAGACGAATTTGACTTTTCCCAAGCGGGAGATCCTATCGGTGCCGCTGGAATTGTCACGGGAAGAGAAGCTGCTCTATGAAGGCGTCTCCGACTTCATCTACGATCTCGCGACCGATTCCGAGGATGATGATTTCCGTCGCTGGCACTTCTTCCTTATCGTATTGCAGAAAGAGATCGGCTCATCAACAGCCGCCGCCGCGGGAACATTGCGGCTTGTCCAGCGGGCAAAACGGTTGCCGCAGCACCAGCGGCGGATCAGCGAGCTGGCGGAGCTGGCCGAGTCGGTAAAGATTCATAATAAGTTTGAGAAGTTATGGGAGATCATTGAGGATCAGCTGATTAAAAAGAAAGAAAAGATCCTCCTATTTACACAATTCCGGCGGACCCTGCATTTCATCGAGAAGGAATTGAAGGAGCGCGGCGTGAATCCGGCCATCTTCCATGGGGGGCTCTCACCGAAAAATAAAGATGCCGCCGTTGAATCGTTCAAAGGAAAGGCCCCGATCCTTCTGAGCACAGAGTCGGGAGGCGAAGGGCGGAACCTTCAGTTTGCAAATATTGTCGTTAACTATGATTTGCCATGGAACCCCATGCGGCTCGAGCAGCGGATCGGGCGGGTTCACCGCCTGGGTCAAAAAAAGGATGTCACAGTGTATAACCTAGCGGCGCAGGATACCGTTGAATCGCATGTCCTTTGGATTTTGCACCGCAAGGTTAATATGTTTGAACTGGTGATTGGTGAGATGGAGATGGTGCTGGGCCACTGGGATCACGAACAGGCCTTTGAAAACCGGGTCTTTGAGATCTGGGCCCATACACGCGAACAGAAAGAGCGTGAAATAGCCTTCGACCGCCTTGGCGATGAATTAATCATGGCGCAGAAGCGCTATGAACATGTCCGCAACTGCGATGAAGAGATATTCGACATGCAGAGAGGCGAATTGATTGAAAGGAGCACGCAGTGA
- a CDS encoding tyrosine recombinase yields MNLLEPYLEELRLVRRSSPRTVEAYRADLESYFRYLEEKEKKNPCCSQESDVVRYLNCLRGEGRASSTVARASSSLRAFHKYLCREGYREDDPTLELRGQKVLRPLPRILSRDEIEQILAAAASGGRLDTRNVALIEIGYGAALRVTELVGLDKSSIIRAEDGLWLRVLGKGSRERVVPVGRPAEEALTAYLEEGRPGLLKNQRDPGAIFLNAKGRPLGRSGFWRILRELALKAGLDPNGIHPHVLRHSSATHLLDGGAGLRVVQEYLGHAKISTTEIYTAVERDRLRQAYRQAHPRAQVGAREGMIAKAPVKANVKVGT; encoded by the coding sequence ATGAACCTTTTGGAACCGTATCTGGAAGAGTTGCGGCTGGTGCGCCGATCCTCACCACGCACGGTCGAGGCCTATCGGGCTGATCTCGAGAGCTACTTCCGGTACCTGGAAGAGAAAGAAAAGAAGAATCCATGCTGTTCTCAGGAATCGGACGTGGTAAGGTATTTGAATTGCTTGAGAGGGGAGGGACGGGCTTCGTCGACGGTGGCGCGGGCATCATCCTCATTGCGGGCCTTCCATAAATATCTCTGTCGCGAGGGGTATCGGGAAGATGACCCGACCCTGGAGTTGCGTGGCCAGAAGGTTTTGCGGCCCTTGCCGCGCATTCTGAGCCGGGATGAGATCGAGCAGATATTGGCAGCCGCGGCCTCCGGCGGGCGATTGGACACTCGCAATGTCGCCCTGATTGAGATAGGGTATGGGGCGGCATTACGCGTAACCGAGCTTGTCGGATTGGATAAATCCTCCATCATTCGTGCGGAAGATGGCCTTTGGTTGCGGGTTTTAGGGAAAGGTTCCCGAGAAAGGGTCGTCCCTGTCGGGCGTCCGGCGGAGGAGGCCCTGACCGCCTATCTCGAGGAGGGTCGCCCGGGTCTGCTGAAGAACCAGCGGGATCCCGGTGCCATTTTCTTAAACGCCAAAGGCCGGCCGCTGGGACGATCCGGTTTCTGGAGGATCCTGCGGGAGCTGGCCTTGAAGGCCGGATTGGATCCCAACGGGATCCATCCGCATGTTCTGCGCCATTCCTCTGCCACGCATTTGCTCGATGGCGGCGCTGGATTGCGTGTGGTGCAGGAGTACTTGGGACACGCCAAGATCTCTACAACCGAGATTTACACGGCAGTCGAGAGAGATCGCTTAAGGCAGGCCTATCGACAGGCTCATCCCCGGGCGCAGGTTGGAGCGCGGGAAGGGATGATAGCGAAGGCGCCGGTCAAGGCGAATGTTAAAGTAGGTACGTGA
- the uvrC gene encoding excinuclease ABC subunit UvrC, protein MRDAETEKNLKKRLALLPRQPGVYYLRDARNKLLYVGKAKNLANRVRSYFRPADNDPRIEQMKAQICNFDYVVVSSESEALILEANCVKKEQPPYNIQLKDDKRYPHIKITTGHPFPAIVVTRSLVRDGSAYFGPYTKVKSLRAFLKLLRSIFPLRNCTDRRLARDERECLEYHMGKCPAPCTRRITAEDYQAMTNRLLLVFGGKGQDVIRELEAKMSQATAAWQYEEAARCRDLIRGIEEMSRQQNMLRGEIWDADVVGLAHRGERAAVVVLSEREGRVLGREQREMKGGAGRTPQEVLEAFITQFYTDRIKIPPRIITTENPPDRKALEDWLSSLAGRRVTIRLARGSRWLGLSKIAEENAALTLEEKELMAQKRTRRVDPAVYELQKALGLKNPPYRVEGYDISNIQGVHAVGSRVTFVDGAPLKAGYRRYRIRDVEGPDDFAMMAEVLGRRLDRASEKNEALPDLILVDGGRGQVSIARKTLRSKGFEEIPVIGLAKRHEEIVGPRGLEIRRLPRSSAALKLLQRVRDEAHRFAISYHRRLRGSVLRASSLDSISGIGHSRKVALLAAFGSPERLKNATPEELTDVPGIGPQLARRIHEELKGLENSAE, encoded by the coding sequence ATGAGGGATGCCGAGACCGAAAAAAACCTTAAGAAGAGGCTGGCGCTGCTGCCGCGCCAGCCGGGGGTTTACTATCTTCGGGATGCTCGGAATAAGCTTCTCTACGTGGGCAAGGCCAAGAATCTGGCCAACCGGGTGCGCAGCTATTTCAGGCCGGCTGACAACGACCCGCGCATCGAGCAGATGAAGGCTCAGATCTGCAACTTCGACTATGTCGTCGTTTCCTCCGAATCCGAAGCGCTGATCCTCGAGGCAAACTGCGTCAAGAAGGAACAGCCGCCTTACAACATTCAGCTCAAGGACGACAAGCGCTATCCTCATATTAAGATCACGACCGGGCACCCCTTTCCGGCGATCGTCGTGACCCGCTCGCTTGTTCGCGATGGGTCGGCCTACTTCGGTCCTTATACAAAAGTCAAATCGCTGCGGGCCTTTCTCAAGCTCCTGCGATCCATCTTTCCGCTGCGGAACTGCACCGACAGGCGCCTTGCGCGCGATGAGCGCGAATGCCTTGAGTACCATATGGGAAAGTGCCCCGCGCCTTGCACGCGCCGGATTACCGCAGAAGATTACCAGGCGATGACCAACCGCCTGCTCCTCGTCTTTGGGGGGAAGGGACAGGATGTCATCCGCGAACTCGAAGCGAAAATGTCTCAGGCGACCGCGGCCTGGCAGTACGAAGAGGCGGCGCGCTGCCGCGATCTCATCCGCGGCATCGAAGAAATGAGCCGGCAGCAGAATATGCTTCGCGGAGAGATCTGGGATGCTGATGTCGTCGGACTGGCGCACCGCGGTGAGCGCGCCGCGGTTGTTGTGCTTTCTGAGCGGGAGGGCCGGGTTCTCGGCCGCGAACAGCGCGAGATGAAAGGGGGAGCAGGGCGGACGCCGCAAGAGGTCCTCGAGGCCTTCATCACGCAGTTCTATACTGATCGGATCAAAATACCGCCGCGGATCATCACCACAGAAAATCCGCCGGACCGGAAAGCGCTGGAGGATTGGTTGTCGTCGCTGGCCGGGCGGCGGGTCACCATCCGTCTTGCCAGGGGAAGCCGCTGGCTCGGTCTTTCAAAGATCGCTGAAGAGAATGCCGCCCTCACGCTGGAAGAAAAGGAGCTTATGGCGCAGAAGCGCACGCGCCGGGTCGATCCGGCCGTCTATGAGCTGCAGAAGGCGCTCGGCCTGAAAAATCCCCCCTATCGTGTGGAGGGGTACGATATTTCCAATATACAGGGGGTCCATGCGGTCGGGTCGCGGGTCACCTTCGTCGATGGGGCCCCCTTGAAAGCTGGCTACCGGCGATATAGAATTCGGGATGTAGAAGGGCCGGATGACTTTGCCATGATGGCGGAGGTTTTGGGACGGCGGTTGGATCGGGCATCTGAGAAGAACGAGGCGCTGCCCGACCTCATCCTGGTTGATGGGGGGCGGGGGCAGGTTTCGATCGCTCGTAAGACCCTGCGTTCCAAAGGCTTTGAAGAGATTCCGGTGATTGGTCTGGCGAAGCGGCATGAGGAGATTGTCGGTCCGCGGGGTTTGGAAATCCGCCGTTTGCCCAGGTCTTCTGCGGCCCTTAAACTGCTTCAGCGGGTCCGCGACGAGGCGCATCGTTTTGCAATCAGCTATCATCGACGGCTGCGGGGTTCCGTCCTGAGGGCTTCGTCATTAGACTCGATTTCCGGAATCGGCCATTCACGCAAAGTAGCGCTCCTGGCGGCTTTTGGCAGTCCGGAGAGGCTGAAAAATGCTACGCCGGAAGAGTTGACGGATGTCCCTGGGATCGGCCCACAGCTGGCGCGGCGTATCCATGAAGAACTGAAAGGACTAGAGAATTCGGCTGAGTAA